One genomic region from Jilunia laotingensis encodes:
- a CDS encoding fimbrillin family protein: MKKFMFLAMVASLMYGCSSDEDECSPPTDTSRVEIKLNADIFEIKTKAPVNTGQAITAKFVASATTGDYSTNLWNATANFTASTTASPTFSFTPQQYYPTNGSTVYIKGYYPAGTLSGNTVTFTETDGSNDVMITAEASGSKTTSNPLAFTFNHLLTQLQFTFKAGAGFPTSGKNVTSISVKDQQTPASLNLNDGSLTYNPVGSGFTLTGTFPISADPGTTATVYPMVKSGATSVKLGIIADGVTYPDVTVTLTTETGKAHNIILTFTPKEITATAIITAWVTGGSGTATIQ, from the coding sequence ATGAAGAAATTTATGTTTTTGGCAATGGTCGCTTCCCTAATGTATGGGTGTAGCTCCGATGAGGACGAATGCAGTCCTCCTACCGATACTTCACGTGTAGAAATCAAATTAAATGCAGATATATTTGAAATAAAAACGAAAGCTCCGGTCAATACCGGACAAGCTATTACTGCAAAGTTTGTAGCTTCTGCAACTACAGGTGATTACAGCACGAATCTATGGAATGCTACTGCCAACTTTACAGCTTCCACAACCGCATCTCCTACCTTCTCTTTCACCCCACAGCAATATTATCCAACAAACGGCAGTACGGTTTATATCAAAGGATACTACCCAGCAGGGACTCTTTCTGGTAACACAGTTACTTTTACTGAAACAGACGGATCGAATGACGTAATGATTACTGCAGAAGCGAGTGGCAGTAAAACCACCAGTAATCCTCTGGCATTTACTTTTAATCACTTACTGACTCAATTGCAATTCACATTCAAGGCAGGTGCAGGTTTTCCTACATCCGGCAAGAATGTCACCAGTATTAGCGTGAAAGACCAACAAACCCCGGCTTCGCTTAATCTCAATGATGGCTCTCTCACTTATAATCCTGTGGGAAGTGGTTTTACACTGACCGGAACTTTTCCTATCAGTGCCGATCCAGGTACCACGGCTACGGTTTATCCGATGGTGAAAAGCGGAGCTACAAGTGTAAAACTGGGCATCATCGCTGATGGCGTGACCTATCCCGATGTAACAGTTACTCTTACTACCGAAACAGGGAAGGCGCACAACATTATATTGACCTTTACACCTAAAGAAATTACAGCTACTGCCATTATCACTGCATGGGTCACCGGTGGTAGTGGAACCGCCACTATCCAGTAA